One region of Miscanthus floridulus cultivar M001 unplaced genomic scaffold, ASM1932011v1 fs_742_3_4, whole genome shotgun sequence genomic DNA includes:
- the LOC136532937 gene encoding CRIB domain-containing protein RIC10-like, with protein sequence MAIAMKGIFRGLKIIAQIFTVQREHEIEIGYPTDVRHVSHVGLGASDSCPSWMNEFRGVEEVTAGGRGASIISSAAQSRHTSWASLDFFEQPATGAAPPTEACADSSSGQDGAARGGGPATTKKAARPRKSSGAVSPGGSSSWRSTACDGHSCELHVPAGLQAA encoded by the exons ATGGCGATAGCGATGAAGGGAATATTCAGAGGTCTGAAGATCATCGCACAAATATTCA CAGTGCAGAGGGAGCATGAGATCGAGATCGGGTACCCTACAGACGTGAGGCATGTATCGCACGTAGGCCTGGGCGCCAGCGACTCCTGTCCGAGCTGG ATGAATGAATTcagaggagtagaggaggtgACAGCAGGAGGACGGGGAGCATCCATCATAAGCTCTGCTGCGCAGTCCAGGCACACCTCCTGGGCTTCCCTAG ACTTTTTCGAGCAACCAGCGACCGGCGCGGCGCCGCCGACGGAGGCCTGCGCCGACAGCAGCTCGGGCCAGGACGGCGCCGCGAGAGGCGGCGGACCCGCGACCACGAAGAAGGCGGCGAGGCCGAGGAAATCCTCCGGGGCGGTATCGCCCGGCGGGTCGTCCTCGTGGCGGTCCACGGCGTGCGACGGCCACTCCTGCGAGCTGCACGTTCCCGCCGGCCTGCAAGCCGCCTGA
- the LOC136532934 gene encoding early nodulin-like protein 18: protein MAARPTALLVLVCAVAALAASAGATQFRVGGQSGWSVPASGSEPYNTWAGRLRFQIGDQLLFVYPKETDSVLLVDADAYNACNTSSYVARFDDGSTVFKFDRSGPFFFVSGNEANCRANEKLIVVVLADRSGTRTPPAAPPTSSAPLPSPPSSPPAAAPAPATIPSSSPPSGIAAPVPAPVATPTSPPSPAASAPAPAPTTTTPSSQPAPAAQTPSPSTTPTPGGGSSPPPSASANGPAGEGGGSSNTPPPPSAAAPMVAGFVGSLGAFIGYAMLAA, encoded by the exons ATGGCGGCGAGGCCAACCGCTCTGCTGGTGCTCGTCTGCGCCGTGGCCGCCCTGGCCGCGTCGGCCGGCGCGACGCAGTTCAGGGTGGGCGGGCAGAGCGGGTGGAGCGTGCCGGCCTCGGGCTCCGAGCCCTACAACACCTGGGCGGGCAGGCTCCGGTTCCAGATCGGCGACCAGCTGC TGTTCGTGTACCCCAAGGAGACGGACTCGGTGCTCCTGGTGGACGCGGACGCCTACAACGCCTGCAACACCTCGTCGTACGTCGCCAGGTTCGACGACGGCAGCACCGTGTTCAAGTTCGACCGCTCGGGCCCTTTCTTCTTCGTCAGCGGCAACGAGGCTAACTGCCGCGCCAACGAGAagctcatcgtcgtcgtcctcgccgaCCGCTCCGGCACCCGCACGCCTCCCGCAGCGCCGCCGACGTCGTCCGCGCCGCTGCCGAGCCCGCCCTCCTCGCCTCCTGCTGCTGCCCCTGCACCGGCGACGATCCCGTCGTCGTCGCCACCCTCGGGCATCGCTGCTCCCGTACCAGCTCCCGTGGCCACCCCTACCTCGCCGCCGTCCCCGGCGGCTTCGGCTCCGGCGCCCGCTCCCACGACCACCACCCCGAGCTCGCAGCCGGCGCCCGCTGCCCAGACCCCGTCGCCGTCCACGACACCAACACCAGGAGGCGGGTCCTCCCCGCCACCATCTGCTTCCGCCAACGGGCCGGCCGGCGAGGGCGGCGGCAGCTCCAACACGCCACCTCCGCCTTCCGCGGCTGCACCCATGGTCGCGGGCTTCGTCGGCTCGCTCGGCGCATTCATCGGTTACGCCATGCTTGCAGCCTGA